A single region of the Metarhizium brunneum chromosome 6, complete sequence genome encodes:
- the sin4 gene encoding Mediator of RNA polymerase II transcription subunit 16, whose product MPLILDNSMQVDLDNVDDLFGDDVPLSIPVRPQGKQLQQRLDELRNRGACQAVAWSKSGTIASLAPDGLTLELRFLRCHPDTGAWELSEPTTCDLVKGTPAIPLVHLEWGTTNTPDLAVIDAAGRVSLVSFAISLNHPFITRKWETDTIDDLHGIAGCYWLPVAPTNQQKPFNIMYGPANKSGNGYQYESSFVHAIGPNHPHSAKSALFCVSSGGMLKMYWSQNNGRMEETTMELESVNTSDELVTHAAFASDKKHLLAAVATSSRQLKLLKIEIQWGGPGSSSEKITMPQNARLNPALVETHIASASWLYAGPNETNYDASMAELSFLHVLPAVMDNTGSSTVPPLIMTVRSRNVGDGSFQSAQSVLDRWEAIESKQSLDSAFEQLGNRRNSVSSDPPNTIKLKKLESIVINKVVIGIQDIQYRKVLLLTMSDGSIEYRDRFTFEEIYANEDLTKVMTLRQVGWTFSDSGPCHQVAFSPTCCSMIQIGDDAKVRWNKLEYPLGDIGSSPQDPHYPATIAALSIAAASCLWHQSNCDDLLAVVQSLATRKRFLPDWISEIIRILKIQVDYSEETHHDSLMRNSPLQSCLSIMSSLGFRGETRRRSFQSKFAIISLNMRNVVILITLASNTPMNIREKMSPLDEHEVVEALAGCAKWSVDLLCWLVDCLFELMNDDNFIQRLNPQRFGELNQYLHDRNDVSLHLLLSSSSRSFVSAVCRRISLLENISNKAIEFYKRQASGDQQGGAKPPNPQLQQAYQKMQQVTSTSLIKVTEFEKLLNILASDIRQTYAQCIPGMARNRPNPPQGKQMDIAIKNTQAHFEMAMLLSGSLGSYFLPVLSKLFAKDLPAFRKLTDPAKLFFADFELLGVQDDRSSLAARKAKGVHVDIFKRTELRSGCGTSRWRRCTRCTAVMEDVFGSRPGFTFVLAQQRKCSCSGYWALLPKGKLVL is encoded by the exons CGGCTAGATGAGCTGCGGAACCGAGGCGCCTGCCA AGCTGTCGCGTGGTCCAAGTCTGGCACAATAGCCTCATTGGCTCCTGATGGTCTGACTCTCGAGCTTCGATTCTTAAGATGCCATCCGGACACCGGGGCTTGGGAGCTCAGTGAGCCGACCACTTGTGACCTTGTCAAGGGAACGCCAGCAATTCCCCTGGTGCATTTGGAATGGGGCACGACAAACACTCCGGATCTGGCTGTAATAGATGCAGCTGGAAGAGTTTCTTTGGTGAGCTTTGCCATTTCGTTGAACCACCCCTTCATAACCAGAAAATGGGAGACGGACACGATTGACGACCTCCATGGAATCGCTGGCTGTTACTGGCTCCCTGTGGCCCCAACAAATCAGCAG AAACCGTTCAACATAATGTACGGGCCGGCAAATAAGAGTGGAAACGGGTATCAATATGAAAGCTCCTTCGTACATGCTATAGGGCCAAACCATCCGCATTCGGCCAAGAGCGCTCTTTTCTGTGTGAGCTCTGGGGGTATGTTGAAGATGTACTGGTCACAGAACAATGGCCGCATGGAGGAGACAACAATGGAGCTCGAGAGCGTAAACACATCTGACGAGCTTGTCACGCATGCAGCTTTTGCTTCCGATAAAA AACACCTGCTCGCTGCTGTTGCAACCTCGTCTCGGCAATTGAAGCTCCTTAAAATCGAAATACAGTGGGGGGGACCTGGTTCCTCTTCAGAGAAAATAACCATGCCCCAGAATGCAAGGTTAAATCCTGCTCTTGTGGAAACACATATTGCATCGGCCAGTTGGTTATATGCTGGCCCCAACGAAACAAATTATGACGCTTCGATGGCTGAACTCTCCTTTTTGCATGTCTTGCCGGCCGTAATGGACAACACTGGCTCCAGCACAGTTCCGCCATTGATCATGACTGTGAGGTCGAGGAATGTGGGTGATGGATCTTTCCAATCAGCCCAGAGCGTCTTGGATCGATGGGAAGCCATCGAATCCAAGCAAAGTCTTGATTCTGCCTTTGAACAACTGGGAAATCGGAGAAACAGTGTTTCGTCGGACCCGCCAAACACcataaagcttaaaaaacTGGAATCCATCGTGATCAACAAAGTCGTCATTGGAATTCAGGATATCCAGTACAGAAAAGTCCTTCTTTTGACAATGTCAGATGGGTCCATTGAGTATCGAGATCGATTCACGTTCGAAGAAATATATGCGAATGAAGATCTCACCAAAGTCATGACCTTGCGACAGGTTGGATGGACCTTTTCCGATAGCGGACCAT GCCATCAAGTCGCTTTCTCCCCGACATGCTGTTCCATGATACAGATTGGAGACGATGCAAAGGTCCGGTGGAACAAACTTGAGTATCCATTAGGTGACATTGGCAGCTCTCCACAAGATC CCCATTATCCTGCTACCATTGCAGCATTATCCATCGCAGCGGCTTCTTGTCTGTGGCATCAGAGCAATTGTGATGATCTTTTAGCTGTTGTACAATCTCTGGCAACAAGAAAGA GATTTTTACCCGACTGGATCAGTGAAATCATTCGAATTCTGAAGATTCAAGTCGATTATTCTGAGGAGACACACCATGACTCGCTTATGAGGAACTCTCCGCTGCAGTCTTGCCTCAGCATAATGAGTAGCTTAGGGTTTCGGGGGGAAACTCGTAGACGATCATTTCAGAGCAAATTTGCCATAATCAGTCTGAATATGCGAAATGTTGTGATTCTCATCACTCTTGCAAGCAACACGCCAATGAACATCAGAGAGAAGATGAGTCCTTTGGATGAACACG AGGTTGTGGAAGCTCTCGCAGGCTGCGCAAAGTGGTCTGTCGACCTACTGTGCTGGTTGGTTGACTGTCTATTTGAGCTGATGAATGATGACAACTTTATACAACGACTGAACCCACAGCGGTTTGGGGAGTTGAACCAATACCTTCACGACAGGAACGACGTGTCACTCCACTTGTTGCTCTCATCTTCAAGTCGCAGTTTTGTGTCGGCTGTATGCCGCAGAATTTCCCTCCTAGAGAACATTAGCAACAAAGCCATCGAGTTTTATAAACGACAGGCATCAGGAGATCAACAGGGCGGTGCCAAACCACCCAATCCTCAACTGCAGCAAGCATACCAAAAAATGCAGCAGGTTACGTCCACGAGCCTGATTAAGGTGACAGAATTTGAGAAGTTGTTAAATATACTGGCTTCGGATATCCGGCAAACATACGCACAGTGCATACCCGGAATGGCCAGGAACCGACCCAATCCTCCACAAGGGAAGCAGATGGACATTGCTATTAAGAACACTCAAGCTCATTTCGAGATGGCGATGTTGCTTAGTGGGTCTCTCGGCTCGTATTTCCTACCAGTGTTGAGCAAGCTCTTTGCCAAGGACCTCCCTGCGTTCCGCAAGCTCACCGATCCGGCCAAGTTGTTTTTTGCCGACTTTGAACTATTGGGAGTACAAGACGACAGGAGTAGTCTGGCTGCCAGGAAGGCCAAGGGTGTGCATGTGGACATCTTCAAGAGGACAGAGCTACGAAGCGGCTGTGGAACAAGCAGATGGAGGAGATGCACAAGATGCACAGCGGTCATGGAAGATGTGTTTGGCAGTCGTCCTGGCTTCACCTTTGTGCTTGCACAGCAGCGCAAATGTTCTTGCAGCGGGTATTGGGCATTACTTCCCAAGGGCAAACTAGTTCTGTAG